In one window of Electrophorus electricus isolate fEleEle1 chromosome 15, fEleEle1.pri, whole genome shotgun sequence DNA:
- the dynll2a gene encoding LOW QUALITY PROTEIN: dynein, light chain, LC8-type 2a (The sequence of the model RefSeq protein was modified relative to this genomic sequence to represent the inferred CDS: substituted 1 base at 1 genomic stop codon), whose translation MTDKKAVVKNADMSEDMRQDAVECATQAMEKSNVETDIGVHQKGVXLKRYFTWHCIVGRNFGSYVTHETKHSIYFYLGHTRECFGF comes from the exons ATGACCGACAAAAAGGCTGTGGTCAAGAATGCTGACATGTCCGAGGACATGCGGCAGGACGCGGTTGAGTGCGCCACCCAGGCCATGGAAAAGTCTAACGTAGAGACAGACATTGGCGTTCATCAGAAAG GAGTTTGATTAAAAAGGTACTTCACCTGGCATTGCATTGTGGGAAGGAACTTCGGCAGCTATGTCACGCATGAGACCAAGCACTCCATCTACTTCTACTTGGGTCACACACGAGAATGCTTTGGTTTTTGA
- the srsf1a gene encoding serine/arginine-rich splicing factor 1A produces the protein MSAGVIRGPAGSNDCRIYVGNLPPDIRTKDVEDVFYKYGAIRDIDLKNRRGGPPFAFVEFEDPRDAEDAVYARDGYDYDGYRLRVEFPRSGRGMGRGGFGGPGALRGRYGPPSRRSEYRVIVSGLPPSGSWQDLKDHMREAGDVCYADVFRDGTGVVEFVRKEDMTYAVRKLDNTKFRSHEGETAYIRVKVDGPRSPSYGRSRSRSRSRSRSRSNRSRSNRSRSNRSRSYSPRRGRGSPQYSPRHSRSRSRS, from the exons ATGTCTGCGGGAGTGATCCGAGGCCCCGCCGGGAGCAACGACTGTCGCATCTACGTGGGGAACCTCCCGCCCGACATTCGCACCAAGGACGTCGAGGACGTGTTCTACAAGTACGGCGCGATCCGAGACATCGACCTGAAGAACCGGCGGGGCGGGCCTCCGTTCGCCTTCGTCGAGTTCGAAGACCCCAG GGATGCAGAAGATGCCGTTTATGCGCGTGATGGCTACGACTACGATGGTTATCGGCTGCGAGTGGAGTTTCCCAGAAGTGGACGCGGTATGGGAAGAGGGGGCTTCGGAGGACCCGGGGCCCTCAGGGGCAGATACGGACCCCCGTCCAGACGCTCTGAATACAGAGTGATTGTTTCGG GGCTTCCACCAAGTGGCAGCTGGCAGGACCTGAAGGATCACATGCGTGAAGCAGGTGACGTATGTTACGCTGACGTTTTCCGGGATGGGACCGGCGTGGTGGAGTTTGTGCGCAAAGAAGACATGACCTATGCTGTTCGAAAGCTGGATAACACTAAGTTCCGATCACACGAG GGGGAGACGGCGTACATCCGTGTGAAAGTGGATGGTCCACGCAGCCCCAGCTACGGGCGGTCAAGATCCCGGAGCCGCAGCAGGAGCCGCAGTCGTAGTAACCGTAGTCGTAGTAACCGCAGCCGTAGTAACCGCAGCCGCAGCTACTCGCCACGGCGTGGCAGAGGGTCGCCGCAATACTCTCCTCGTCACAGCCGCTCTCGCTCGCGGTCCTAA
- the aldoca gene encoding fructose-bisphosphate aldolase C-A has protein sequence MSHQFATLTAEQRKELHEITLRIVAPGKGILAADESVGSMGKRLNQIGVENTEENRRLYRQVLFTADDRINSCIGGVIFFHETLYQNSDDGVPFVKLIKDKGITVGIKVDKGVVPLPGTNGETTTQGLDGLSERCAQYKKDGADFAKWRCVMKISDTTPSQLCITENANVLARYATICQQHGIVPIVEPEILPDGDHDLKRCQFVTERVLTAVYRSMFEHHVYLEGTLLKPNMVTPGHGCLTKYSAEEVAMATVTALRRTVPPAVTGVTFLSGGQSEEEASMNLNAINNCPLGKPWSLTFSFGRALQASALKTWRGQRENQTAATGEFIKRAEINSLASQGKYCGDEESAGATGLSHYLSSYAY, from the exons GCAGTATGGGAAAGCGGCTGAACCAGATAGGAGTGGAGAACACGGAGGAGAACCGTCGGCTCTACCGGCAGGTTCTCTTCACCGCTGACGATCGCATCAATAGCTGCATTGGCGGAGTCATTTTCTTCCATGAAACGCTGTACCAGAACTCCGACGACGGTGTTCCTTTTGTTAAACTGATCAAAGACAAAGGGATAACAGTCGGAATCAAG GTTGACAAAGGAGTGGTTCCATTGCCGGGCACTAATGGCGAGACTACTACACAAG GGCTGGACGGTCTGTCTGAGCGATGTGCTCAGTATAAAAAGGACGGAGCAGATTTCGCAAAGTGGCGCTGCGTGATGAAGATTAGCGACACCACCCCCTCTCAGCTGTGCATTACAGAGAATGCTAATGTCCTCGCCCGCTATGCTACCATCTGCCAGCAG CATGGGATTGTACCTATTGTGGAACCTGAAATCCTGCCGGATGGAGACCACGATCTGAAACGCTGCCAGTTTGTTACAGAGAGG gtgCTCACAGCAGTGTACAGGTCCATGTTTGAGCACCACGTGTATCTGGAGGGCACGCTACTTAAACCCAACATGGTGACCCCAGGACATGGCTGCCTCACCAAATACAGCGCTGAAGAGGTCGCCATGGCGACTGTCACTGCCCTGCGTCGCACTGTCCCTCCTGCTGTCACAG GAGTGACATTCCTCTCTGGCGGACAAAGTGAAGAAGAGGCGTCCATGAACTTAAACGCCATCAACAACTGCCCCCTGGGGAAGCCCTGGTCCCTCACCTTCTCCTTTGGTCGAGCACTGCAGGCGTCTGCCCTGAAGACCTGGCGTGgccagagagagaaccagacaGCTGCCACTGGGGAGTTCATCAAACGCGCAGAG ATTAACAGCTTGGCATCCCAGGGGAAGTACTGCGGGGATGAGGAGAGTGCTGGAGCTACTGGACTCTCTCATTACCTCTCCAGCTATGCCTACTGA